The Ziziphus jujuba cultivar Dongzao chromosome 1, ASM3175591v1 genome segment aaccaaaaccaaaaaaaataaaaggctttttgatagagaaaagaacaaaaaaaaaaatatatatatatatatagataagggtactttagtccaaacgggtaaaatattggttagtttttaaaaaaataaaaaaatttgctatttttctaaaatgcaattgtaaagtGGCTAGTTATcgaaaaaatctaaaaaacaaTCCTAACTACAGGCTATATGATGGTTAAAATTTATGTACTAAATTATCTAGTTTAGAAAGGAATAAAAGTTATTTCCATTTCTGCCCATTTTCAAGGAAGCTACAGTGAATATGGAACCTTTTTaggactttgttttattttttgaaactttgattGATGATCTTTTCCTACTTCTTATTCACATTATGAAATGCTTGATCGGTAACCTATTATATACATAACTATTTCAACTCATGTTGACCATAACATTTTGATGGAAAATTCTATCGAGAAGTTGGGAAAACGTATGGAGAATTATAAGCTCTTGATAGAAAATATATGATTAAAGTTATTCTGAAGAcccattttttgtttattaaattcaaCCCCCAAAATGAAAGACTCTGGCAATGACCAATAAGACAAATTAAAAAgtcaacaaaaaaaatcaaagtatcCTTTCCCGCTATTGCCTGCAAATGTTGTGTGGTTCAGAACCATTTGCGTGATTCCTTTGATACTGGTATGGATCATCTTTTTTTCAGcgaaaaaaaaagtagtatggatcatctttttttccttcattaaaaggaaaaaaaaaaaaaaaaattatcaaagtaTTCTTTGACGTCGGACTTATCAAAAACTGGAGAAACTTCTCATACAAAATTGGAAGTACTTTTACtatttttgaaatcaataaATGAACTGGTTTGTAATTCATATATGTGTTTTTATATGAATACATAGGTTGTTGAAACAGGAACGCTCTATTTGTCAAAAccaatattattttgaaatttgagctAGAAGCCACCGACTTCCACGGAACATGCGATAAGGAATTTTACATGTTCGTTTCATTACGTGTGTTTTACAAGcaaaaattgaatatcattCCACTCTAGACCAACTACCTAACCAGAAACTTTATTCTTTTcgtgagaaaaataataataataatataaataaaacaaataaaaattgtaccGAAAAACTTGCGTGTGCGACACAGCATAAAAAAAGGCCAGTAATTAATAAAGCAGGACACGAAATCCAAAGCTAACGTATGTTAGGCTTAGAGGCTTAGCCTTCATGTCACTCCCCTCTATAAATCGCTGTGTGTTCCTCTCCATCTCAAAACGGTGTTTGACATAATATTATTTGGTTTAGAGGCACATTCATGGGGATTTTAAATGATGCAAATGATCAGATTCCTCTGTTGCATACTCAAAACTCTGAGTCTTCTCTTATTAGAACTGGTTTGTCTCCCTTCTTTCTCACTTGTATCaccttcttcttcaattttatcttgttttttgtttgaaatcaATGAATGTTATGTGTTTATAATCTATAAATATCAGAAAGTTAAAGAAAACAGAATCATATATGCTTGCTTATATGTAACTTGAAAGTGCACCAGAAAAATCCCATGTATACAAATAAAGACCAAGGTAGTAGAAGATggttcatatatgtattttgtgatCTTGGACTTCATATTTTGTATATCTGAATTGTGAAattgatgtttaaaaaaaatgtttgaatttTGTATATTGAAGGGAATGTATGGACAGCAGTAGCACATATCATAACAGGGGTGATAGGATCAGGGGTACTATCACTTGCATGGAGTATGGCTCAGTTGGGTTGGATTGCAGGTCCTTTGGCCATGCTTTCCTTTGCGCTCGTAACACTCATTTCCACTTTCCTTCTCTGCAACTGCTATCGTTCTCCGGATCCTGAATATGGGCTTCATCGAAACCGCTCCTACCTTGAAGCTGTTCACAACAATTTAGGTAAGGAAATCAAGCAGCTCTCTTCTGTTTTTTGTTAATCATGGAGTAGGATTTTGATTAAACATCTGAGTGTAATCCAACTAGgttttattgaattatattattaaaaaggtCTTAATAAATCTTCTCAATTTAGTCATAGATTAATTGATGAGGAAAAAGGCTAGCCTTcgagaaaaaaatttcataataatgtGATTAGAGAGTTGGATATTAATCGCTGGATATTCTGCAATTTTGTCGTTTTGTAGCAAATCTAAGTAAATTGGATGTTTTGTAAACTGAAGCATCAATCAGACAGTCACAAATTattcatgatgatgatgaatctTTTATGATTTGGTAAAGAGGAAAAATGAGAGGACCAAATTATCTCCACCTTAGCTAGCCAGACAGCTGGTTAGGTGGTCTTGGCTAGCTTTTTTCACGTTGAACAAGTTTATTGGTTTCTGTCAAATCAACACCTAAATTAGATGGCCTTTCTACTCAAGGTTCCTTGGCTGTAAGAATTAGTCTCTCTTTCTTAGAGTAATATTAGAGTAATAGAATCAATCACCCATATAACAAATCAGCTTAacgatataaatttatatatgcatacatatataatgacagaatttgattttggtttcaatgatttttcttttccttctgaAATAAGGAGGTATGGAAAGTAATGGTTTATATGATTTTCAGGGAAAAAGAATGCGATGGTATGTAGTCTATTTCTACAAGTGGGACTGTTTGGGGCTGATATTGCCTATACTATCACATCTGCTATCAGCTTAAGGTATATGAAGGTCATCAAACTCTAGACAGTGCCTACAAATGAGAGATTTTCCATGATCCTGCCTGTTTTCAGTTTGGAAAACATAATGTATTAATATTTCTAGATTAATCGTCAGAATTAGATGTAAtactaaatatttttccatttggaTGCAGAGCAATTCAGAATTCGTACTGTTACCCTATAGAAGGGAAACTAGCCAATTGTCAATATGGAGATGCTTCTTTTATACTAATGTTTGGAGTTGTTCAACTTTTTCTGTCACAGCTACCTGATTTCGATAATATACAATGGCTGTCAATTCTAGCTGCAGTCATGTCTTTCAGCTATTCTTTCATTGGTCTTGGACTTGGCTTTGTAAAAGTCATAGGTAAACAAAGTTTATGCTACAAATTGCTAGAGACTTAgattggttttcatttttttgttttttttttttttttttttttgctcttccATAacctataataaatttttttttttttttctcttccaaaacctataatttttttgtcattatatTCACAGGAGATGGTTATATTAAGGGCAGCATTACAGGAATCTCAGCTTTTACTGCAGCTGACAAAGTATGGTCGATATCTCAAGCTCTGGGAGATATTGCATTTGCCTATCCATACTCCTTAATTCTCATCGAAATACAGGTgtgaaactacttttgattgaAATACCTAATAGAAAACCAACATTAAATAGCAATTTTGGGCGTTTAAGAAATGATTTAAATTTGCAAAAACATGAAGGATACTTTGAAGTCACCTCCACCAGAAAACCAGACAATGAAAAAGGCCTCGACCATAGCAACTGTTATTACAACCTTCCTCTACCTCAGTTGTGGAGGTTTCGGATATGCTGCCTTTGGTGATGACACACCAGGGAATCTCTTAACAGGATTTGAATCTTACGGACCACGTTGGCTAATCAACTTTGCTAACGCCTGCATTGTGCTTCATCTGGTTGGAGGTTATCAGGTATTTTTCCTACTCAAACATACCAATATCATGTTCAAATTCTTGGGTTACAGGTATATCAGACCTCAAATGAGCACTGCTATTCAGCACAACTTACGCTGCGACAATAGTCCATGTAGCATGCTCTCATTTGCTGGCTGCATTGCCCTTGTCAGCCAAAACTTATTATGTTCAAttgcaaactttttcaataagaaagaccatcaacaaataaaattacgGCAACAATTGTTGCATTGATATATGAGGCTGTCTCTACTTTCTATTCTGTTACTCAAAATCTTAATATTAAACAGGTATACAGTCAACCACTCTTTGCAAATGTTGAAAAATGGTTCGCTGAGGAGTTCCCAGACAGCGGTTTTATGAAGGAAAATTACACAATTAGACTCCCATTGTTGCCGGTTTTTACATTAAATCCTCTCAGGTTGTGTTTTAGGACAGCTTATGTTGTGTCAACAACTGGAATTGCAATCATATTCCCTTACTTCAACCAGATATTGGGATTGCTAGGGGCTTTGAACTTTTGGCCATTGACCATATATTTTCCAGTGGAAATGTACTTGAGGCAGTCCCAAATTGAAGCTTGGACAGCAAAGTGGTTCATGCTTCGAATTTTCAGCATTATTTGCCTGTTTGTGACCTTGTTTGCTTTGTTTGGTTCAATCCATGGACTAATAAGTGAAAAGCTAGGCTAAAAGGTCACAGAAAATTCTTTCATAGTAGGATCAGTAACTCATTTGAAAGTGATATTATGAATGATCCTTCCAGGCCtaaattgtaaaaagaaaaacaagaaaaaaaaaaaaaattgttacctTGTGTAGATTTATTATCAATCTGtttccaatttttaaaatatgaatagtTATTGGGTAAAAATGTTTCATAACTATTTCAAacaacaaaagcaaacattgagtGGCAATAATACGAATGTTGACAATGTCAATGTTATTGTTTGACAtagctatatgtatatattaaactataattttaatagttttagttaaaaaaaaatgttaatttaacatTATATTAGAACTCAAAATTCTAaacatcaaaattcaaattatattatggacagtttaaaaaaataataataataacacttttaaagataaaaacaacgtataaataaatgagaatgttagatatagataaataatatatatggtaaacatacttattaataatttaaatttttacgaAAAATGACAATTTAAGAACAATAAGTTGAGAAAACATAGATCGATAAATTAAAGTTTATAGTTTCCAGCTTAACTTATAtctataaatcatatatatatataatttctaattTCCAGCttaatttatattcataaattaAAGTTTCATGTCCCTATTGGATTTGTACAAACTacagtatatatacataaatatattatttgacatAGCAAACTAGAGCAGGCGCAGACCCACGTAGGGGCGGTGCCACGTGCCTCTCCCTCCTCTCACAATGTTTTTaatgctttttcatttttaatgctttttcattgttttatcATTTAGCCTGGTATAAGTAGTGATATGCCCATTGTATCCCTTCTTtatttagtaatatttaattagtttcatttttatctatttcaaagttgtttatgaaaataaataatattttaatatatattatttgaaaaataaatttcgtGAATATATTGCGTTATTGTTCTCGCTCTTactcatcagttttattatttttctttcccatttctttttatagttttaattcTATTTACACACTTATCTATGTCTATTTTTGGTTTATCCCTCACTTATGTATAGATATAATTATACTTATCTATATTTCTGTAGCAATataatacttatttaatttgtattttttaatatatacttatcaataattataattagttgatacaattatttaataacataaaaaaatatgtaattaaaataaaaatatatttatttaattactatttggTTTGTTGTAATTGCAGGTAAATTTAGCTGCTATTTTCTTTGGTTTCagttacaatttttattttttttttggtagattaTTCCtaacaaatcaaaatatttttattttattttcttttacatcaagtaatatgtttatgtttttttttttatttgtaatgaaTTTATTGTGAGTACAAAATcatatttggtaaaattttccaatgactattttttatttttttttaaagaaaaataaagaaacttccacttacggttttttttttttgtttttgttttttttgggcagTCCCCTGTGCGCCGTGACTCGAACCCGACAACTGTGGTGCAGGTAGTGGCGCTCGACCACGCGAGCAAGgccactttttcttttctttttattccttaaaaataaagaaacttcCACTTACTTTACGCTAACTTGAccatcatataatataaaatattataattttgcaCATGTATACGTCttttctaaatataaattattaatcacTGTGCAATTGTGCCTCTACCAAACCTTTTCTGGGGTCCGCCACTAAACCACAGAATATTTATGACATATGTCACGTTGAACTCTTTCTTGGtgaagataccttttttttatGAAACTTGGTGAAAAGACGTTGTACTTATCAAAaagctagtttttttttatttatttatttttttgcaaaaagcTCGTTAATCATTCAAAATTCGAagcacttattattattattattattattattattattattattattattattatttggtgaaTGTATTATTGTTTAAATCGATGAATGAATTGGTTTGtattcataaaaaagaaaaaaaagaaaaagaattggtttgtaatttttttgataataattggttttagggGCATTGAACTTTTGGCCTATGGCTATATACTTCCCTGTGGAAATGTACTTTGTACAGAAGAAAATTGGGGCTTGGACAAGAAAATGGATTGTTCTTAGGATATTTAGTTTCATTTGCTTTCTTGTGACAGCAGTGAGCTTAATTGGATCAGTTCAAGGACTTATGAGTGCCAAATTGAGCTGATTGTTTActttaacatatatacatacatacatatatatatatgtatatttatgtttGTATATCCTTCATAAGTACAAATAAAATCCATTGTCACACTTGTGGTTTGATTACTGATAATGAGTTTTATGAATTAAAGTTACAGAATGGGTTGGTAGTGTCCAATCCGTAAATAGATATGGTAAGCTTGGGCTTTAAACTTGAAGTGAAGGACAAAACTGTTAGCAATCCATAATAATGCACTCAGTCAAAGTTCTCAAAAACCAATCCTAACTATAAGTTATATGATGGTTAACTAAATTATCTTGTTTAGAAAGTAAGAAAAGTTATTTCCATTTCTACCTAATTGCAAGGAAGCTACAGAGAATTTGCAACTTTTTTacgactttgtttttttttttgaaactttgattgatgatctttttctatttcttattCACACTATGAAATGCTTGATTGGTAGCCTATTATATACATAACTATTTCAACTAATGTTGACAATGACATTTTGATGGAAAATTCTATTGAGAAGTTGGGCAAACGTATGGAGAATTATAAGCTTTTGATAGAAAATATATGATTAAAGTTATTTTGAAGAcccattttttgtttattaaattcaaCCACAAAAATGAAAGAGTCTAGTTATGACCaataagaaaaattcaaaagtaCACAAAAAATTTTGTACTCAGTTTTTGTGGTAACGATCAAACTATCTTTTCCCGCTATTGCCACGTCGTATTCTATACTGCAATGTTGTGTGGTTCAGAACCATTTGCGTGATGCTTTGGTGCTCTTATCggtcatctttttttttttgtttttttttttttcattaaacaaaaaaaaaattatcaaagtaCCTTTCCTCTGAAAGGTACATATTAATGCTTATCAATATTGGCAGAAGAGTCGAAATCAGAAAAGTATGGATGATGCATAGTTGCatcaatcaatatatatatatatatattatatttaaacataaatTTCTAATTATATACTTATTCAAGCTTTCGACTTTAGTGATTAGCAGGTAATTAATATTTCGAATCAAAGAAAACAACTTAATTGATTGACAAGTAGAAAAAcagcatgcaaaatatggatctTTACTTTCATTTTCCAAGGAAAGCCCTTAAGCTGGTTAAAATGGATAAAACATTTTGGCTTGCACtagtcttcctttttttttttttttgggttttggtaatattcggcttgcattagtttttttttttttttgggtaaatattcGGCTTGCATTAGTTATCATAGCGTAGATACAGACTAGTTAATCAAATTCATATtattttggaatttataaattcCAACTTTATTTATAATCTTTCATATCCTGTtggatttcttttttgttaaacGTCCTATTTGAATTAAACAAACTgcaatatgtatatttaatacTAGGTGTGGCCACGTGTAATGCACAGGTGgtttaatatgaaatttaagtATCTAATAGGTCactttttatttggaatatttttaattaaaattattttatgattgttatggcataataatttaaaaagcatttatttattaattattttttcaattttatattaataggaAAGAGAaagtttatttgaataaaacaaCCATATAGAGCATTTTATAAaggattatttaatttttttttaaaaaaataggataTTCTCTTActaagcaaaaaattaaataagtagtgaaaacataaaatatttacatcGTAAATAAAGATATCTTAGCATTATTGAtgcttttctaaaatatttgcaagatttaatagaaaACTAGGTAATAtctaaactattttctattacatcttgcattttacaaaatattaatattagtgctactattataaaaaaacaatgtaTTTTGTAATAGTttacaaaaaattacaattgttTATCATCCcaatattgacaaaaaaaatgttCCATAATGACTAATTAAGCATTATTTCTTTATCCTTATGTTGAGCAAACTTTTTTTTGCTGTCTTATCATATAATAAGGGAGACTTTTGCAGTTTCCTGtgattgatatttttttcaGCATCGTTTGGTTGTGAAAGATTTACACTACTTGCCATTTTTGCCTTGCTTCCAAAACCTCATCATTGTTGTTAACTTAccaaatattattgattatgaTTCTCTCTTATTTCCAAACATAATAGATtctaaaagttataaaatacatgcattaatacattaaataaaaatttatgtatttttatagttttgaaaaagaaaatctccATGTATTGAGTTACTTTTGTTAATTAGATATGGCACAAAATcattcttcttctgtttttgtttttgtcacaTGGTTCATATatctattacatatatatatatatatatatatatatatataattctacaATCCACTCAATATAATATTTCTAGCaattaacaattaatatttCCTTGCTAcgtacatttttattttattttattatatgtttcatCTATTTTcagtttgaattaaaaatataactaacaaattctaattaaataagtttgaaaatttaacttatttaattaaaattgtcaACATTACTTCAAGTTTCAATGTGATACTTTATAACAGtaatatattgaataataatctattaTTCaagaactttttcttttttatattttatttattttttcaattttagtgaGTCAGTTAtttgcaaaaaaaatttcatttcttttctgttagaaaataaattcatttttaagtaaatttttattaagattTGATTAAAGCAACTATTAATTGCAtttatgcattttataaaataataaaccttggtcacttaattttttgaaaatattatcaaCAGTAAACAATGAACTTGTCATCAAATGATCTAAACCAACTGGTAATTGGATGTTTGCTATACAATTACGGAAACTTTGATTTAGTTCTTTGAAACATGTTTGTATCACCAATTTGGATTGGCTTATGACAGAATATAGATTCATAGTGCACGTTTGGTATCCTGTATTAACACTCTCCTTGCATTGTATTACTGGTGCTATCCGTGGAGGTAAAAGCACATGCCCCAATTCATACCAAATTTTGTGAACCCCACCCTTTTACACAACTCAAGCCGCACCATACAAACCCAGGAGAGGGTTGGGTTTAACTTGCACCATATAAACCCAattcgttctttttttttttttctttgccaaTAATGGAAAttgcatattatatttatataaaagaatgCGTTGTCATATAACTGATGcaattagaaaaaatataactaacttccaagccaaaaagaaaaagaaaaaaatataactaatgtttttgtttttgttttttttttttttccctaaagcatattttctttttctttatattctttGTTATGTTAAGTTGGAAACCGTAAAGCTgacggatttttttttttttttctaaaacgttgttcttttttttttttttttgcctttttaccttttttttactTTGCCATGGTATATTTGAAAGTTTATGACTAATGCTTTTTTTATTCCCTAAAATGTTGTTATTTTCTCAATTTAACATGTTGTTGATAATTAATACTTTAGATAAGGTTAAAACATTTTAtagcttttttaaatattatataactttagataaggtaattattatcataaataataatcaaaattatattatgaataaaataattatttaatataattatacaaacaataataaaaaatagtttaatctATTTTAAGTAAGATAGTTAATTCTAGCAAtactataaataataaaaaaatatttctttattttttaaaatgaaaaaaaataaaaatatatatatatatataaatacagcataatatatattttatatatatatatatatatattaaaatacaacgCAGGCTGATATTCATATAATTGGTTTTTGTTAGGGCAAAATCCAGAATGGTCAATGTTaggagagagagatagaaaaaAAACCACAATGGTCAAAATCGTCCTAAATTAGTAATAGGGCAAGATTTGGGGGACAAATCTGACCCACTAGGGCCACCACGTTTCGTGAGTCACAGCGGGATTGCTTCTCTCTCTTGACGCGAAGCCGATCTCCGGTCTGCTTCTCTCTCGACGCCGGTCTCAGATCTGCTTCACTCTATCGACGCCGATCAATaccttcttttctct includes the following:
- the LOC107417244 gene encoding probable amino acid permease 7 isoform X1, whose translation is MGILNDANDQIPLLHTQNSESSLIRTGNVWTAVAHIITGVIGSGVLSLAWSMAQLGWIAGPLAMLSFALVTLISTFLLCNCYRSPDPEYGLHRNRSYLEAVHNNLGKKNAMVCSLFLQVGLFGADIAYTITSAISLRAIQNSYCYPIEGKLANCQYGDASFILMFGVVQLFLSQLPDFDNIQWLSILAAVMSFSYSFIGLGLGFVKVIGDGYIKGSITGISAFTAADKVWSISQALGDIAFAYPYSLILIEIQDTLKSPPPENQTMKKASTIATVITTFLYLSCGGFGYAAFGDDTPGNLLTGFESYGPRWLINFANACIVLHLVGGYQVYSQPLFANVEKWFAEEFPDSGFMKENYTIRLPLLPVFTLNPLRLCFRTAYVVSTTGIAIIFPYFNQILGLLGALNFWPLTIYFPVEMYLRQSQIEAWTAKWFMLRIFSIICLFVTLFALFGSIHGLISEKLG